Genomic DNA from Desulfuribacillus alkaliarsenatis:
CCAAAAATATTTTGGGGAACTTGAAAAAGTTATTGGGAAATCAATTGACGAGATATTATCTAAGATTGACGCTCAAGGAGTATTTAGATATCAAGGACAAGCACTGTGGTTTTCAATAAAAGTAAACCCCATCGATATTTTTGACAATAGAGATTCACTAACGAACAATAATTTATATATACTTCGAGATGTTACGGACAGTGTGTTAGCTCAGCAAGCTTTATATGAAAGTGAAGAGAAGTATCGAACATTATTCGATCATATGCAGGAAGGTTTTGCTTTTCATGAGATTATATGTGACGAGCAAGGACAGGCCGTAGATTATAGATTTCTAGATGTGAACCCTTCATTTGAAAGAATTACTGGTTTACAAAAAGAGCAGATTGTTGGTCAACGAGTTTTAGATATCCTTCCAAATACGGAGTCGTACTGGATTGAAGAGTACGGTAAGGTTGCACTGCAGGGTACTTCAATTACATTTGAAAATTATTCAATAGAAGTTGAAAAATATTTTTCGGTAACGGCCTTTAGTCCTCAACATGGTCAGTTTGCTGTAATCTTTTTTGATATAACGGATCGGGTTTTGCTAGAGAAAGCGACGTTTAAAGAAAAGGAACGGTTACGTACAACTCTAATGTCTGTTGGTGACGGAGTTATAGTTACGGATAAGCAAGCAAATGTAGTAATGCTTAATAACGTAGCACAGACTCTCACCGGATACTCTGAAGAAGAGGCTGCAGGTATGCCTTTTTCTAAGGTGTTTACAATAATTAATCAAGAAACAAAACAAAAGTGCAAAGACCCTGTGGAGTTAGTGTTGAAATCTGGGAAGATAGAGACCTTAGAAGAGAATACTTTATTGATAGCGAAAGATGGTACAAAAACAATGATAGCCGATAGTGCGGCGCCCATTTTGGTTAAAAACGTGGAAATCCAAGGTGTTGTAGTTGTTTTCCGTGATATCACAGAAGAATTTGAGAGGCAAGAACAGATAACATATCTAAGCTACCATGACCAGCTGACTGGGTTATATAATCGCAGATATTTTGAAGAGCAGCTTAAGCGTGTTGATACAGAACGCAATCTTCCTTTGAGTATGATTGTAATTGATGTAAATAGTTTGAAGCTGATTAATGACTCCTTTGGTCATACGATGGGCGACAAGTTAATTCAAAAGACAGCGGAAATCCTGCGCTCAGCATGTCGGGCTGATGAGATTATAGCCCGTTGGGGTGGTGATGAGTTTGTTGTTTTATTACCAAATACAGCACTTGAGCAAGTGGCTAGTGTAGGAGAGCGGATTATACAATTAACTAAAGAATTTGATTTTGCTCCAGTACTTATTTCGTTGTCCGTTGGCTGGGCTACAAAGTTAGACAGCTGTGAAGATACTCAAGAGATTTTTAAGCAAGCGGAAGACAGAATGTACCGACATAAGCTGCTTTACAGTGATAAAATAAAGCGGCAAATAATTGAAAAAATCAACCAACATCTGCATCGCGTCAGTAAGGATGAAGAACAGCACGCCCTGCGAGTTGCAAAACTTTGTACGTGTATCGCTGAAAAACTAGTAATGCCTCGTGAGGATAAACAAGACTTAATAACTGCAGCAAAAGTTCATGACATAGGAAAAATTGCGATTAATACGGAAATATTAGACAAAGCAGGTCCGCTATCGGAAGAAGAGTGGATTGAAATGAAACGGCATCCAGAGGTCGGATTTCGCATACTGAGTGCAGTCAATGATTTTTCTAATATAGCTGAAATTGTATTGTCGCATCATGAACATTGGGATGGATCTGGTTATCCTAAGGGTTTAAGAGGAAAGGAAATACCAATACATTCGCGAGTTTTATCAGTAGCAGAGGCTTTTGATAGTATGACGCATAATAGTTCTTACCGCAAAGCTATTTCTGAAGCAGACGCTTTAAGGAAGCTACAAGAGCAAGCGGGCAAGCAATTTGACCCAGAGGTAGTAAAGCTATTATCTGAGATTATCAATAATGATATATGTTAAAAAGATCAATATATAAATAAGAATTAGTATAAATATAAATATAAATATGAAAAAATGATGAAGATAGCCCTGTTGTTTAATGTTTAATTATAGTATGATTAACTATAGTGACATTTGTTAGTTTCAAAGACAGGGGTCGATTGATATGGAATTTGGTTTGAGAGCAAAGGTGATTATCGCAATTGTTGTGTTAATTATGTTTTGCTCTCTAATTTTTACTGTGCGATTAAACATACAAAGCCAAGCATTGCTGGATGAAAGGCAACAACTATTAACCCATATTAGCTTAGACCCAGTGGAGCGAAGAATCAGTGTAATCCATAGTAAACTGGAACTAGTCGCTATTCAAATTGAGCACAATAATGAGATTATTTCTGCTTTTGTAGAAAGAGACCGTGAGCAATTAGCTAGGGCAGTAGATCCTATTATGGAACAGCTTGTTATGAATAATATAAATGTACTTCATTTTCACTTACCTGATGCAACTACATTCTATAGAGGGCATAACCCAGCTCTTTATGGTGATAATCTATATTTTCGAAATATGGTACTTGAGATTACTGAGAATAAGGAGTCAATCAGTGGCTTTGAATTTGGAATATCAGGGCTTAACTATAGAGTTGTTAAACCAATATTTATCGATGGTGAGTACATTGGAAGTTTTGAGGTTGGAGAAACAATTGGCAATCATGTTCTTGATGTTTGGAAGCGTGCGGGTGCGGGTGAATGGTACTTATATGAGTTTAACAATGGGGAATTTGGTGAATTATTAGCTAGTACGTGCGGGCCTTTGTTGACTGAATTGTGTAGTGACAATATAAAGATGCTTACATTAGGAGAAACAACGGAATGTACAGATGGAAAAGAAATTATTAACATAGTACCTTTGAATAATTATCAGGGTGAAATTAACTGGGTAGTAGTGAGGGTATATAATAACACAGAGATGATTCAATTACAACATCAGCAGACTAGATATAACGTCATTTTTGGAATTGCTCTAGCTAGTATGTTTGGTATAATTAGCTTTATTTTTTTACATCGGTTATTTTCTCCTTTCCATGAATTGATTAATACAACTGACCAGTGGGCCACTGGTCAATTACAAATCCCATTAAAGATTGTTAATTCTGGTGATGAGCTAGAGAGACTATCAAAAACAATGGAAAACATGCGGGTGTCATTAGATATCCAGACAAAGGAGTTACAAGTAAGAAACCAAGAATTGACCATTGTTAATAAAAAACTAAGTGAGTTATATAAACTACGTAATGATGAGGTTGCTAAAGCAGCAGAGCTACACAAGAAGTTTCTGCCTAGTAAATTACCAACTATTGAAGGGGCCGAGGTGGCAGCATATTACATGCCTTCCGGTTTAGTTGGAGGGGATTTTTATAATGCTATCAAGTATGATGATAAGCTGATCACATATATTGTTGATGTTAGTGGTCATGGACTAGATGGAGCAATGATGAATGTTTTTATTAGTAATGTAATTAATCAATATATAGAGACTATAAGCAGTCAGCAGGAATCATTC
This window encodes:
- a CDS encoding HD domain-containing phosphohydrolase, which codes for MDFSIFLYILLLAVFLYLIIAGFALKYREVEGAYGFSVLMIATAVYCLGYFFQLQSTDEQAVTTWINFQYIGAASIPGIWLVFVIRYCGLGYWLTPGKMIGIGAIPAITVLSANSTFVDSWLYSGVQLEFVEGITLVKYNLLFGYYIFFVYALLSVLIGLALLIYSYFKFKQDNNSKRFLLLSIGAAVPLLAYIVSVTSTSSLNLDLVPLSSLLTAFIYLYNVYTYEMFRSVSISKDVIYNTLQDAIIVTNDKHCITEMNHTAQKYFGELEKVIGKSIDEILSKIDAQGVFRYQGQALWFSIKVNPIDIFDNRDSLTNNNLYILRDVTDSVLAQQALYESEEKYRTLFDHMQEGFAFHEIICDEQGQAVDYRFLDVNPSFERITGLQKEQIVGQRVLDILPNTESYWIEEYGKVALQGTSITFENYSIEVEKYFSVTAFSPQHGQFAVIFFDITDRVLLEKATFKEKERLRTTLMSVGDGVIVTDKQANVVMLNNVAQTLTGYSEEEAAGMPFSKVFTIINQETKQKCKDPVELVLKSGKIETLEENTLLIAKDGTKTMIADSAAPILVKNVEIQGVVVVFRDITEEFERQEQITYLSYHDQLTGLYNRRYFEEQLKRVDTERNLPLSMIVIDVNSLKLINDSFGHTMGDKLIQKTAEILRSACRADEIIARWGGDEFVVLLPNTALEQVASVGERIIQLTKEFDFAPVLISLSVGWATKLDSCEDTQEIFKQAEDRMYRHKLLYSDKIKRQIIEKINQHLHRVSKDEEQHALRVAKLCTCIAEKLVMPREDKQDLITAAKVHDIGKIAINTEILDKAGPLSEEEWIEMKRHPEVGFRILSAVNDFSNIAEIVLSHHEHWDGSGYPKGLRGKEIPIHSRVLSVAEAFDSMTHNSSYRKAISEADALRKLQEQAGKQFDPEVVKLLSEIINNDIC
- a CDS encoding SpoIIE family protein phosphatase, with amino-acid sequence MEFGLRAKVIIAIVVLIMFCSLIFTVRLNIQSQALLDERQQLLTHISLDPVERRISVIHSKLELVAIQIEHNNEIISAFVERDREQLARAVDPIMEQLVMNNINVLHFHLPDATTFYRGHNPALYGDNLYFRNMVLEITENKESISGFEFGISGLNYRVVKPIFIDGEYIGSFEVGETIGNHVLDVWKRAGAGEWYLYEFNNGEFGELLASTCGPLLTELCSDNIKMLTLGETTECTDGKEIINIVPLNNYQGEINWVVVRVYNNTEMIQLQHQQTRYNVIFGIALASMFGIISFIFLHRLFSPFHELINTTDQWATGQLQIPLKIVNSGDELERLSKTMENMRVSLDIQTKELQVRNQELTIVNKKLSELYKLRNDEVAKAAELHKKFLPSKLPTIEGAEVAAYYMPSGLVGGDFYNAIKYDDKLITYIVDVSGHGLDGAMMNVFISNVINQYIETISSQQESFMPSELLDYLVSKYLKEEFPADYHFAIVIMLYDSKQQTITYVNAGNHITPFFGKKGRIERLKEAGLPISTSIPKELMVYEDTVFTIDVDDWVLLVSSDGLPEQEYKGELYGEERIARLIENRYKPNAKELLNTIAMDLREYTRKSTYTDDVTIIALSSTKNNRF